From Nicotiana tabacum cultivar K326 chromosome 22, ASM71507v2, whole genome shotgun sequence, one genomic window encodes:
- the LOC107789350 gene encoding T-complex protein 1 subunit theta isoform X1, whose protein sequence is MQPYGIQGMLKEGHKHLSGLDEAVLKNIDACKQLSAITRTSLGPNGMNKMVINHLDKLFVTNDAATIVNELEVQHPAAKILVLAGKAQQEEIGDGANLTVSFAGELLQGAEELIRMGLHPSEIIIGYNKAINKTIELLDELVEKGSENMNVTDKNEVISRMKSAVASKQFGLEDVLCPLVAEACIQVCPKNPANFNVDNVRVAKLLGGGLNNSSIVRGMVLKSDAVGSIKRIEKAKVAVFVQGVDTSATETKGTVLIHSAEQLENYAKTEEAKVEELIKAVADSGAKVIVSGGAVGEMALHFCERYKLMVLKISSKFELRRFCRTTGAVALLKLSQPNADDLGYVDSVSVEEIGGVRVTVVRNEEGGNSVSTVVLRGSTDSILDDLERAVDDGVNTYKAMCRDSRIVPGAAATEIELASKLKEFSFKETGLDQYAIAKFAESFEMVPKTLAENAGLNAMEIISSLYAEHASGNTKVGLNLEKGACEDISALSIWDLYVTKFFALKYAADAVCTVLRVDQIIMSKPAGGPSRRDQPAGMDED, encoded by the exons ATGCAGCCCTATGGAATACAAGGAATGCTGAAAGAAGGCCACAAGCATCTTTCAGGTCTTGACGAAGCTGTCCTTAAAAACATCGATGCTTGTAAACAGCTCTCCGCTATTACTCGAACTTCTCTCGGCCCAAACG GTATGAATAAGATGGTTATCAACCATCTGGACAAGCTTTTTGTCACAAATGATGCTGCCACTATTGTCAATGAACTTGAGGTCCAGCACCCTGCTGCCAAGATATTGGTTTTGGCTGGAAAGGCACAGCAAGAGGAGATTGGCGATGGAGCTAATTTGACTGTTTCATTTGCGGGGGAGCTCCTCCAAGGTGCCGAGGAGCTCATCAGGATGGGGTTGCACCCTAGTGAGATTATCATTGGTTATAATAAGGCGATAAATAAG ACAATTGAATTATTGGATGAGCTAGTCGAGAAAGGTTCTGAAAATATGAATGTCACAGACAAGAATGAAGTTATTTCACGAATGAAATCTGCAGTTGCCAGCAAACAGTTTGGACTAGAGGATGTCCTGTGTCCTCTTGTTGCTGAG GCTTGCATTCAAGTGTGCCCTAAAAACCCAGCAAACTTCAATGTGGATAATGTACGTGTTGCAAAGCTCTTGGGCGGGGGTTTGAATAATTCCTCCATAGTCAGAGGTATGGTGTTGAAAAGTGATGCTGTTGGGAGTATAAAGAGGATAGAGAAGGCAAAG GTCGCCGTTTTCGTTCAAGGCGTTGATACATCTGCGACCGAAACAAAAGGAACAGTTCTTATTCATAGTGCTGAGCAG CTTGAAAATTATGCAAAGACCGAGGAAGCTAAGGTGGAGGAACTTATTAAAGCAGTTGCTGACTCGGGTGCCAAGGTCATTGTCAGTGGAGGAGCTGTTGGAGAGATGGCTCTACATTTCTGTGAGCGTTACAA GCTTATGGTGTTGAAAATCAGCTCCAAGTTTGAACTCCGTCGTTTTTGCCGTACTACTGGGGCGGTTGCGCTT TTAAAGCTTAGCCAGCCAAATGCAGATGACCTTGGCTATGTTGATTCTGTTTCAGTGGAGGAAATTGGTGGTGTTAGG GTTACAGTTGTGAGAAATGAAGAAGGTGGAAATTCTGTCTCCACTGTTGTGCTGCGGGGAAGCACTGATAGTATCTTGGATGACCTTGAAAGAGCCGTTGATGATGGTGTAAATACATACAAG GCAATGTGCAGAGACAGTCGGATTGTACCTGGAGCTGCTGCTACTGAAATTGAGCTGGCTAGCAAGCTGAAAGAATTCTCTTTCAAAGAAACTGG GCTGGATCAATATGCAATAGCAAAATTTGCTGAAAGCTTTGAAATGGTTCCTAAAACGCTAGCTGAGAATGCTGGCCTCAATGCAATGGAGATTATATCATCCTTGTATGCTGAACATGCGTCTGGAAATACCAAAGTGGGCCTTAACTTGGAGAAAGGTGCCTGTGAGGATATCTCTGCCTTGAGTATATGGGACCTCTATGTTACCAA GTTTTTTGCTCTAAAATACGCTGCTGATGCTGTCTGCACAGTGCTTCGGGTAGACCAG ATTATAATGTCAAAACCAGCTGGGGGTCCAAGCAGGAGAGATCAACCGGCAGGGATGGATGAGGATTAA
- the LOC107789350 gene encoding T-complex protein 1 subunit theta isoform X2, with the protein MQPYGIQGMLKEGHKHLSGLDEAVLKNIDACKQLSAITRTSLGPNGMNKMVINHLDKLFVTNDAATIVNELEVQHPAAKILVLAGKAQQEEIGDGANLTVSFAGELLQGAEELIRMGLHPSEIIIGYNKAINKTIELLDELVEKGSENMNVTDKNEVISRMKSAVASKQFGLEDVLCPLVAEACIQVCPKNPANFNVDNVRVAKLLGGGLNNSSIVRGMVLKSDAVGSIKRIEKAKVAVFVQGVDTSATETKGTVLIHSAEQLENYAKTEEAKVEELIKAVADSGAKVIVSGGAVGEMALHFCERYKLMVLKISSKFELRRFCRTTGAVALLKLSQPNADDLGYVDSVSVEEIGGVRVTVVRNEEGGNSVSTVVLRGSTDSILDDLERAVDDGVNTYKAMCRDSRIVPGAAATEIELASKLKEFSFKETGLDQYAIAKFAESFEMVPKTLAENAGLNAMEIISSLYAEHASGNTKVGLNLEKGACEDISALSIWDLYVTKVMAEAMAS; encoded by the exons ATGCAGCCCTATGGAATACAAGGAATGCTGAAAGAAGGCCACAAGCATCTTTCAGGTCTTGACGAAGCTGTCCTTAAAAACATCGATGCTTGTAAACAGCTCTCCGCTATTACTCGAACTTCTCTCGGCCCAAACG GTATGAATAAGATGGTTATCAACCATCTGGACAAGCTTTTTGTCACAAATGATGCTGCCACTATTGTCAATGAACTTGAGGTCCAGCACCCTGCTGCCAAGATATTGGTTTTGGCTGGAAAGGCACAGCAAGAGGAGATTGGCGATGGAGCTAATTTGACTGTTTCATTTGCGGGGGAGCTCCTCCAAGGTGCCGAGGAGCTCATCAGGATGGGGTTGCACCCTAGTGAGATTATCATTGGTTATAATAAGGCGATAAATAAG ACAATTGAATTATTGGATGAGCTAGTCGAGAAAGGTTCTGAAAATATGAATGTCACAGACAAGAATGAAGTTATTTCACGAATGAAATCTGCAGTTGCCAGCAAACAGTTTGGACTAGAGGATGTCCTGTGTCCTCTTGTTGCTGAG GCTTGCATTCAAGTGTGCCCTAAAAACCCAGCAAACTTCAATGTGGATAATGTACGTGTTGCAAAGCTCTTGGGCGGGGGTTTGAATAATTCCTCCATAGTCAGAGGTATGGTGTTGAAAAGTGATGCTGTTGGGAGTATAAAGAGGATAGAGAAGGCAAAG GTCGCCGTTTTCGTTCAAGGCGTTGATACATCTGCGACCGAAACAAAAGGAACAGTTCTTATTCATAGTGCTGAGCAG CTTGAAAATTATGCAAAGACCGAGGAAGCTAAGGTGGAGGAACTTATTAAAGCAGTTGCTGACTCGGGTGCCAAGGTCATTGTCAGTGGAGGAGCTGTTGGAGAGATGGCTCTACATTTCTGTGAGCGTTACAA GCTTATGGTGTTGAAAATCAGCTCCAAGTTTGAACTCCGTCGTTTTTGCCGTACTACTGGGGCGGTTGCGCTT TTAAAGCTTAGCCAGCCAAATGCAGATGACCTTGGCTATGTTGATTCTGTTTCAGTGGAGGAAATTGGTGGTGTTAGG GTTACAGTTGTGAGAAATGAAGAAGGTGGAAATTCTGTCTCCACTGTTGTGCTGCGGGGAAGCACTGATAGTATCTTGGATGACCTTGAAAGAGCCGTTGATGATGGTGTAAATACATACAAG GCAATGTGCAGAGACAGTCGGATTGTACCTGGAGCTGCTGCTACTGAAATTGAGCTGGCTAGCAAGCTGAAAGAATTCTCTTTCAAAGAAACTGG GCTGGATCAATATGCAATAGCAAAATTTGCTGAAAGCTTTGAAATGGTTCCTAAAACGCTAGCTGAGAATGCTGGCCTCAATGCAATGGAGATTATATCATCCTTGTATGCTGAACATGCGTCTGGAAATACCAAAGTGGGCCTTAACTTGGAGAAAGGTGCCTGTGAGGATATCTCTGCCTTGAGTATATGGGACCTCTATGTTACCAA AGTAATGGCTGAAGCAATGGCAAGCTAG